The genomic window TCTTTTTAGATTTTTATCGTATATCCGTAAAATTATAAAGGATTTAATGAATTATATTGCTTAGAAAAGAATTAGTATTCCCACTTCTAAACCAAAATTATAAGTTCGGTTAACGCCAAATCCTGCACTAGGATGTACGTAGACTAAATTTGTTGGAGTAATCTTTCTGCCAAATTCAATAAAAGCATTATTTTGAAATCCATCTAAAATAGCATTGTATCTAAATGCAGCATCGGCAGCAACCCAGTTTTTTCCAAAAAAGTAAAGTAATACATTTTCAAAAAGTGTGACACTAATATTATCTCGCTCATCATGTCCAGCAAAACTACCTTGATATTCTAAAGTCGAAAGCCAGAGAAACTTTCTAAGATTGAAATATTTTCCGTAAACAACAGCTGGCATGACCACCCACTTTCCCGTCCCAAAATTAGGATCTGCTGCGGTATTGGCGTAAACTCTTGTGCGCAAGGCTATACCGTTATTATTTTTTAAATATGGAATGTAACTCAAGCCCATGCCAATATCTCCAATTGCTGTTTTGTTAATTGAATTCGTGTTTGCAGAAATTAGTGGCAGATCGAAGCGCAGATTCCAAGCTTTATTTCCTATTGGCAGTAAAACACGCAGTTGTGTGGTATTATAAGATCCATTATCAGTATTTAAATATTCATCAAATAGAATAATTGTTTTGAGAAAATAATGATAACGAGGCTCAGAAAAAGGATTTTGCAAAGTATCTTTTTCTTGAGCGGAAAGGAGATTGTTAAATAAAAAAAATAAAATGCTAAGTAATTGTATTTTATTCATAACCACCTGTTAATAAGTGGTTTAAAAATACAAAAAATACATTAACATTTTATTTTTAATCTTTGTTTTATTTGTTCCAGATTTTCCAGGCTTTTTCTGCTTGAAAAATAAGCATGTCGAGACCATTTTTTATAACGGCTCCTTGTTCTTTTGCTTTTTTCAAAAAAGTCGTCTCTGCAGGATTGTAAATCAAATCGTATGCAATGTGTTTTTCTGTAAAGAATTCATAAGGCAGATTTGGACAAGCTTCAATATTTGGACTTGTACCAACTGGAGTACAATTGATTATAATTTGAAAATTGTCAAATGTTGTTGCATTGATCAAATCATAATCAATAATATTCTCTTTGGCTTCTCTAGAAACAAAAGTATATGGAATATCAAGTTCGTCCAAAGCAAAAGCAACACCTTTCGCAGCGCCACCAGTTCCTAAAATCAGAGCTTTTTTATGATGTGGCTCTAACAGTGGTTTTAGTGATTTTTTAAATCCATAATAGTCAGTGTTATAGCCTTTTAGTTTGCCATTTTTGGTAAACTTTATAGTGTTTACAGCACCAATTAAAGATGCTTTTTTTGATAGTTTATCTAAGAAAGGAATAACTTGTTCTTTGTATGGAATAGTGACATTTAAACCCTTTAAATCTGGATTGTTTTTAATCAATTCAGTGAAGTAATTAATCTCAGAAATGTCAAAATTTTCATAGCTGTTGCCGGCAAAAACTTCATTATTAAATTTTTCTGTAAAATAACCTTTTGAAAAAGAGTAGCTTATGTTACGGCCCAATAATCCAAAACGTCTTCTCAATAAAATATCAACCATTATTATTTACGATGTTTTTCTATATAATTTTTTACTGTTTTCTTTGCCCATACCACTGGAAACAAGTCTTCAATTAAGATATAGTTGTCAAAATTTAGACGTAAACCATTGCTTAAATGAAATTTAGCTTTTGTATTATCCTGAATCATAAAATACAAACCAGCCAAACGATATTCAATTTCATTTTCTTCAGGGAAATATTCTGAAGCTTGTAATAAAGTCTGAATAGCGCTTTCAAATTCTCCTAAAAACTGAAGAATATCAACCCAATATAACCAAGTATCTAACGCGTAATCTCCAAACTCAACCGCTTTTCTAAAACCAAATTCAGCTTCTTCAAAGAAATTCATGTGTTTATTGATAGTCGCATATCTTTTCCAGTACAAACGATTTTGATTGTCGATTGCCAAAGCTTTATTGACAAAAAACAATGCTTTTTGATAGTTTTTCTGGCGAAGATGAAAATCGGTAATCGCAATCCATCCTTTATCCAATAACGGATCTTCGTGAACCGTCTGGTTATAGTATTGAATCGCTTTCGCTAAATTTCCAAGTTTTTCATAACATTTACCAATTCGAAGCAGAGCATAAGATGTCGCATCGTCCAGTTCAATGGTCCTATTATAACTCTCAATGGCATCATTGTATTTTTTTAGACGCTCATAAGCTTTTGCTTTTTCCATGAAAGCGCCCAAAAACTCATCGTCAATAAGCGTTGCATAATCAAATGCACGAATGGCATTTTCGTACTCTTTTACACCGTAATGAAGGCGTCCAAGCTGGTGCCACGCAATTTCGCTGTAAGGATTTCTGTTGATGTATTCGTTTAAATAAGCAATAGCTTCTTGATTTTGATCTAAAAATTCAAAACAATA from Flavobacterium fluviale includes these protein-coding regions:
- a CDS encoding tetratricopeptide repeat protein: MQLSNEEEDYNLSLSKFESMLKTNKVLFFDSEEFEEIILHYLDIGKANLAKKALKLALDQHPKSTGLKLVQVEMLVYDDKLDIAEKLLNELYAIEPNNEEIYIQKANICSKRDQHEKAVELLKIALQYTDDYADVYNLIGMEYLFMDNLELAKENFIKCLEEDLEDQSALYNVVYCFEFLDQNQEAIAYLNEYINRNPYSEIAWHQLGRLHYGVKEYENAIRAFDYATLIDDEFLGAFMEKAKAYERLKKYNDAIESYNRTIELDDATSYALLRIGKCYEKLGNLAKAIQYYNQTVHEDPLLDKGWIAITDFHLRQKNYQKALFFVNKALAIDNQNRLYWKRYATINKHMNFFEEAEFGFRKAVEFGDYALDTWLYWVDILQFLGEFESAIQTLLQASEYFPEENEIEYRLAGLYFMIQDNTKAKFHLSNGLRLNFDNYILIEDLFPVVWAKKTVKNYIEKHRK
- a CDS encoding shikimate dehydrogenase family protein, translated to MVDILLRRRFGLLGRNISYSFSKGYFTEKFNNEVFAGNSYENFDISEINYFTELIKNNPDLKGLNVTIPYKEQVIPFLDKLSKKASLIGAVNTIKFTKNGKLKGYNTDYYGFKKSLKPLLEPHHKKALILGTGGAAKGVAFALDELDIPYTFVSREAKENIIDYDLINATTFDNFQIIINCTPVGTSPNIEACPNLPYEFFTEKHIAYDLIYNPAETTFLKKAKEQGAVIKNGLDMLIFQAEKAWKIWNK
- a CDS encoding lipid A phosphoethanolamine transferase, with the translated sequence MNKIQLLSILFFLFNNLLSAQEKDTLQNPFSEPRYHYFLKTIILFDEYLNTDNGSYNTTQLRVLLPIGNKAWNLRFDLPLISANTNSINKTAIGDIGMGLSYIPYLKNNNGIALRTRVYANTAADPNFGTGKWVVMPAVVYGKYFNLRKFLWLSTLEYQGSFAGHDERDNISVTLFENVLLYFFGKNWVAADAAFRYNAILDGFQNNAFIEFGRKITPTNLVYVHPSAGFGVNRTYNFGLEVGILILF